Below is a genomic region from Ktedonobacterales bacterium.
TGGTCCGATCTACGCGGAACTCCACACGCCCGGCTTTCACTTCTTTGATCGTTTTGGCAATGTCGAACGTGATCGTTCCGGTCTTGGGGTTTGGCATCAAGCCACGCGGCCCCAGGCGGCGGCCCAGGCGGCCCACCTTGCCCATCACATCGGGCGTCGCAATGGCGACATCAAAGCCCAGCCAGCCCTCATCAATCTGCTTCATCACATCGTCCAGGCCGACGAAATCGGCTCCGGCGTCTTCGGCCTCTTTGGCCTTGTCGCCCTGCGCGAAGACCAGCACCTTCACCTCTTTGCCGGTCCCGGCGGGCAGCGTCACCACACCGCGCACCATCTGATCGGCGTGGCGGGGGTCCACTCCCAGCTTCATGTGAACCTCAACCGTCGGGTCGAACTTCACAAAGTTCATCTTCTTGAGCAGGTCTACGGCTTCGGCTGGCTGATAGAGCTTGCCTTCCTCCAGCAGCTTGGCCGCATCAACATACTTTTTCCCATGACGGGTTGCCATAAATACATGCCCTCCTTGTGGCGCCTGGCGTCCGCAGTGACTGTCGGGCGGGAAATATGCGCCTGGCTTCTATGACCCAATCGTAATGCCCATGCTGCGGGCAGCGCCCGCAACCATCTTCTCAGCGCCCTCAATATCAATGGCGTTCAGGTCTTTCATCTTCAGTTCGGCGATCTCGCGCAGCTTCTCGCGGCTGAGCGTGCCGACCTTTACCTTGTTAGGCGTCGCCGAGCCTTTCTCGATGCCAATCGCCTTCTTCAGCAGATCGGCAACGGGGGGCGTGCGCGTCACAAAGGTAAAACTGCGATCCTCAAAAATCGTCAGTTCAACCGGCACCACCTGCCCAACCTGATTGGCGGTGCGCTCGTTATATTCTTTGCAGAACGCCATAATATTGATGCCATACTGACCCACCGCCGGGCCAATCGGCGGCGCGGGCGTCGCCTTGCCCGCCTGAATCTGTAGCCGCACGACGGCTCTGATACGCTTTGCCATGCTTGCTCCTCGTTATCCCCCAGGGCTGGCTCGCCTGGAAAGACCTCTGCTCATAATAGACAGATGAAAGCCAGCGCGCATCAGGTGTCGCGCTGGCTGGCTATCAGCCTTCTTATCCGTCCAGGATACGCTTTTTCAGACCTTCTCTACCTGCAAGAAGTCCAGCGTCACGGGCGTCTCGC
It encodes:
- the rplK gene encoding 50S ribosomal protein L11, producing the protein MAKRIRAVVRLQIQAGKATPAPPIGPAVGQYGINIMAFCKEYNERTANQVGQVVPVELTIFEDRSFTFVTRTPPVADLLKKAIGIEKGSATPNKVKVGTLSREKLREIAELKMKDLNAIDIEGAEKMVAGAARSMGITIGS
- the rplA gene encoding 50S ribosomal protein L1; amino-acid sequence: MATRHGKKYVDAAKLLEEGKLYQPAEAVDLLKKMNFVKFDPTVEVHMKLGVDPRHADQMVRGVVTLPAGTGKEVKVLVFAQGDKAKEAEDAGADFVGLDDVMKQIDEGWLGFDVAIATPDVMGKVGRLGRRLGPRGLMPNPKTGTITFDIAKTIKEVKAGRVEFRVDRTSLIHIPVGKLSFDQEKLAQNLAAAIDAVVRARPSGAKGTYIKSVVVCSTMSPSVRLDVPSALSMKVAV